A single Pieris rapae chromosome 2, ilPieRapa1.1, whole genome shotgun sequence DNA region contains:
- the LOC110995318 gene encoding uncharacterized protein LOC110995318 — translation MFRLFLFACVFIFVNGKPSTNVNRCGRNLGELPLHIYIQGCINPPCRVVTGQDVVVNVLFKVPRTTRRMTTKALAMSSIKYDLKEYAVTCNYLKNTKCPVFKDQIVEYNMRMRVESWFPAVRSMPIQFRVVDEKEAPIWCISTTIEVRRPSHKQLIVNMFRLFVIAFVFILVNGEPSTNVNQCRQNYGGLPLHIYIKDCIDQPCRVVTGEDVVVNVIFKVPRTTRSMTTKALLPSIRDFDYDLKEYALTCNFLRNTYCPVFRDEVVEYTLRMHVESWFPAVPSIPILFQVIDDKQAPIWCISTTIEVVKPLKTINNETLTT, via the exons ATGTTCCGACTGTTTCTCTTCGCTTGTGTATTCATATTTGTCAATGGAAAACCGTCTACAAACGTGAATCGAT gtgGTAGAAATTTAGGTGAATTACCtctccatatatatatacagggcTGCATAAACCCCCCCTGCCGAGTGGTGACGGGTCAGGATGTGGTGGTCAACGTTCTCTTCAAAGTTC ctCGTACAACTCGCAGAATGACGACGAAAGCATTGGCCATGTCATCCATAAAGTATGATCTTAAGGAGTATGCAGTAACATGCAATTatctaaaaaacacaaaatgcCCAGTTTTCAAAGATCAAATAGTTGAATATAACATGCGTATGCGCGTAGAGTCATGGTTTCCAGCT GTCCGATCTATGCCCATACAGTTTCGAGTTGTAGACGAAAAAGAAGCCCCTATTTGGTGTATCAGCACTACGATCGAAGTGAGAAGACCTTCCCATAAACAATta attGTCAACATGTTTCGACTGTTTGTCATCGCTTTTGTATTCATACTTGTTAATGGAGAACCGTCTACAAACGTGAATCAAT GTCGTCAAAATTATGGTGGATTACCtctccatatatatataaaggacTGCATTGACCAACCCTGCCGAGTGGTGACGGGTGAGGATGTGGTGGTCAATGTTATCTTTAAAGTTC ctCGTACAACTCGCAGCATGACTACCAAAGCATTACTTCCTTCAATCAGAGACTTTGACTATGATCTTAAGGAGTATGCATTAACATGCAATTTTCTTCGGAACACATATTGCCCAGTTTTCAGAGATGAAGTAGTTGAATATACTCTGCGTATGCACGTAGAGTCGTGGTTTCCTGCT GTCCCATCTATTCCTATACTGTTTCAAGTTATAGATGATAAACAAGCACCTATTTGGTGTATCAGCACTACCATCGAAGTGGTAAAACCGTTAAAAACCATAAACAATGAGACATTGactacataa
- the LOC123690658 gene encoding uncharacterized protein LOC123690658, translated as MFRLFLFACVFIFVNAKPSTNVNRCGRNLGELPLHIYIQGCINPPCRVVTGQDVVVNVLFKVPRTTRRMTTKALAMSSIKYDLKEYAVTCNYLKNTKCPVFKDQIVEYNMRMRVESWFPAVRSMPIQFRVVDEKEAPIWCISTTIEVRRPSHKQLL; from the exons ATGTTCCGACTGTTTCTCTTCGCTTGTGTGTTCATATTTGTTAATGCAAAACCGTCTACAAACGTGAATCGAT GTGGTAGAAATTTAGGTGAATTACCtctccatatatatatacagggcTGCATAAACCCCCCCTGCCGAGTGGTGACGGGTCAGGATGTGGTGGTCAACGTTCTCTTCAAAGTTC ctCGTACAACTCGCAGAATGACGACGAAAGCATTGGCCATGTCATCCATAAAGTATGATCTTAAGGAGTATGCGGTAACATGCAATTatctaaaaaacacaaaatgcCCAGTTTTCAAAGATCAAATAGTTGAATATAACATGCGTATGCGCGTAGAGTCATGGTTTCCAGCT GTCCGATCTATGCCCATACAGTTTCGAGTTGTAGACGAAAAAGAAGCCCCTATTTGGTGTATCAGCACTACGATCGAAGTGAGAAGACCTTCCCATAAACAATtactttga